The following nucleotide sequence is from Cucumis melo cultivar AY chromosome 1, USDA_Cmelo_AY_1.0, whole genome shotgun sequence.
TTTAACGTTTTTCCCTAACACAGCAAGCAAACCTTAGTATGAAATATCAAATGAACTCTTACTTCAGCGAGAGATTGAAACGTAGCCTCTCTCCAGCAACTTTCTCGAAGAATTATTGGATTTTCTCTGTTGCTAAATATGCAATGCATACGAGTGTCCCTCAATCTCATAAGCACTCCATCAACTCTAAGCTGTAGAAGCAAAGTTAGAGAGGAGAAGAAATGGTAAGCCAAAGATCAAGAAATGTACTCCCCATTGTTATCCCTAAATTCCTCCAATTGTCCTAACATTCTCTCataaaaaaatgctaagacaatgACGAGTCAGTGGGCGGAAAATGGTTAAAAAATCTTAGAAGAATGATgattaaatattcaaaaagtCTAAAGTGATAACTTACCCAGAAACGTAAAAGAAGAAACCAACCACTTGGCATGACTCTctaaaaattcaaacaaaaaaatgttaAGTTCCTTGTGATATCATAGTACTTTAGCAAGAACACTATTTTCATACTGGTAACATAATAATTTGGTAACTTACCACTTTCACAGTTAAAAGTGATATGCCATTGTCAGCCAGCTCATCCTCATACAAGATTACCTGTTGTTCCAAATACAGACACATCAAGGAAGGAAAGAATATACCACAAAGGGAGgagaacttaaaaaaaaaaaaaaaaaacaggggGGAAGGAAAATTCAATTTATACCCCAAAACTTTGGAATATCGTATCGATTAAATCTCAAGATAacaattgtatcaatttaaaacCTAAAACTTTCATAAGTGAATCAATTGAGGCCCTCTAGAAGTGATTTATGACTAtcttcaaatatttttatttaagttCAACTCAAAATCACTGAAATAAAATTATTCTTCCCTCAAAATCCTACTAAAATAGCAAAGAAATTAATtcataatttttcttaaataagtTGAGAGAAAACAGAGAAAGAGACTAATAAAAGGTCATTACTGCTCATTTGATTCCAACATTCCTTTTTAGTATTACGGCATAAAAATTATGCATTAATGCTCAGAAAATAGAAACCTAACGGAAGGTCTAAATTTATTCACTTACAAAGGTTTAGAGTTCTAATTGATAGAATTATTAGTTTGGGATTTGGTGATACAACCACTAGAGGAAGAGTATAAAATCGACGTTCACCCCTCAAAAACATATACACACAAAACGTTTGTGTGTACTTCTATTTATATGCTCTGCCATATTTAAAACTTTCTACCTCATCATAAAAGAGAATAGGCTCCTTTAGTGAGAGTGAGACTAAATCAATTTTCTCCTTGCAATCCTCCCAGCAGAGACCATTGCTTTCTTCACATGTTTGCTCTCTTCCATGCTGatcataataaaacaaaaaaatactAGTTACTGACACAGCAATTGCATTCTTCAGTTTGAAATCAAATGCCCTTGCAATCATATTCACAGTTCAAATTGATGCTCAATGTCAATGTAACAATGGAGGggcaataaaaaagaaaatttcaacTCGCTAAAAATATTAACAGGTCAGAAAATGTCCAAACAAACAAAACCTATTCGAGAACTCAACTTAACCAGAAACTGCGCTTCCACAGATATAAAGGCCAAAAGAATCTACCTTCTCTGTATCAGCTTCAATTCTTTCACTTCCACAGTACGGTGTTGTAAATGTATAATCATAATCCAATATCACCTGTTGCGAAGGTTTGCTgcaaattaataaaattgtcAGTTCCTACGATATATTCTATCAAGTAGAAAAACCTTCATCAGATGTGGgaaatatataaacatataaaCATTGAAAACTGCAAAGTAACGTATAACTATGACTCCTTGACATAAATCTGTTAATTCTTGTCATTCATTAGATcaacaagaaagaaaaattgcTGTTACCTTCTGAATTTCCATTTCGCAGCTGCAGGAACCTCAACAGGAGGCAGAGCTTCCTTTTTCCAACCAGTTAGAGCATCAAAGgcattaaaataaatttgaactCCAGTTTCTATATGCTTGAGAGCTAACAAACTGTCACCGAACACCATCTCTGGCAAGTGAGACGTTTGAAGTTTCTGTTCCCATCTACAAGCAGATTCAGTGACATTATTCAAAGTGCAACTGTTAATTGACATTCTTGCGTGTGCATGCCTAGTGGATCATCTCATTTGAAACTACAGTGGATGAAGATAGTCATTAACTTTTAGTTTTAGCAACAACAAAAGATCATCCAACAATATTTGTCCACCCTCAATTTCATTTCCTATAGAACTTAAAACCGATCTCTACATCCTCCCAAAAGCATCCCTCTGTCTGAATAGGAAATGATCCATGGACGTTCTATTCATGATTAagaataaaattatattatatcatcCAAAACCTAAAACCTAGAAAAATAGTAGTTAAAAAAATGCTATATAGAGTATGTGTAAGACATTGAAAGAACGTTATCGCTTGGCAATTAAAACAACGGTTCAaggtttaaatttaaattatttcttAGAAAATCATAGTCAGCTCAGCAGCAACTGCCACTACAGGCCGATAAATCTATTCTcagaaattaaaacaaaaacacaaCTGAAACTAACGATGAATTTGGATGACAATGATAACGAGAAAAATCAATTCAGGAAAGGGAAAAGCGGGCTCCAAAGCAGGATAAACTGTTTGATTTCATAGCAAAATCCATCTCCAGACTTTCGTGAAGAAGAGAGGTTCAATTTAGAACAACAAGGCAACATTTATTTCAAAAAT
It contains:
- the LOC103495288 gene encoding TIP41-like protein, which produces MWSLFEPTRTYGPTVGQTARTATQERARNRSSHDAKLLRLVMEVEPDEKELKAAGAQLLPDGRRGLRIHGWEIETHKRSILTSSNFEQWEQKLQTSHLPEMVFGDSLLALKHIETGVQIYFNAFDALTGWKKEALPPVEVPAAAKWKFRSKPSQQVILDYDYTFTTPYCGSERIEADTEKHGREQTCEESNGLCWEDCKEKIDLVSLSLKEPILFYDEVILYEDELADNGISLLTVKVRVMPSGWFLLLRFWLRVDGVLMRLRDTRMHCIFSNRENPIILRESCWREATFQSLAEEGYASDSAAYNDPSTICDRLQIIMQKTQKLRVSGKL